The proteins below are encoded in one region of Ursus arctos isolate Adak ecotype North America unplaced genomic scaffold, UrsArc2.0 scaffold_24, whole genome shotgun sequence:
- the ARL16 gene encoding ADP-ribosylation factor-like protein 16 isoform X1, with protein sequence MCLLLGASGVGKTLLVKRLLKLSSGDGKGDLGDPPPTRPTVGTDLTDIVVPSKITIRELGGCMSPIWPSYYGNCHSLLFMVDAANPTQLSASCVQLLGLLSAEGLAEASVLILFNKTDLPCYMTVEEMKSLIRLPDIIACAKQNISTAEISAHKGTGLAGVLHWLQDTRRTDS encoded by the exons ATGTGTCTCCTGCTGGGGGCTTCGGGGGTCGGGAAGACCCTGTTGGTGAAAAGACTGCTGA AGCTGAGCTCCGGGGATGGGAAGGGCGACCTGGGCGATCCTCCCCCGACGCGGCCCACG GTGGGCACCGACCTTACTGACATCGTGGTCCCAAGCAAGATTACCATCCGGGAGCTAGGGGGGTGCATGAGCCCCATCTGGCCCAGCTACTATGGAAATTGCCATTCTCTCTTG TTCATGGTAGACGCCGCTAACCCCACTCAGCTGTCTGCATCCTGCGTGCAACTCCTGGGTCTCCTTTCTGCAGAAGGACTCGCGGAAGCATCAGTCTTGATCCTCTTCAATAAAAC CGATCTGCCCTGTTACATGACCGTAGAGGAGATGAAGTCTTTGATCAGGCTCCCAGACATCATCGCTTGTGCCAAGCAGAACATCAGCACAGCAGAAATCAGCGCCCACAAGGGCACCGGCTTAGCGGGGGTGCTGCATTGGCTCCAGGACACCCGCAGAACTGACAGCTGA
- the ARL16 gene encoding ADP-ribosylation factor-like protein 16 isoform X2, whose product MCLLLGASGVGKTLLVGTDLTDIVVPSKITIRELGGCMSPIWPSYYGNCHSLLFMVDAANPTQLSASCVQLLGLLSAEGLAEASVLILFNKTDLPCYMTVEEMKSLIRLPDIIACAKQNISTAEISAHKGTGLAGVLHWLQDTRRTDS is encoded by the exons ATGTGTCTCCTGCTGGGGGCTTCGGGGGTCGGGAAGACCCTGTTG GTGGGCACCGACCTTACTGACATCGTGGTCCCAAGCAAGATTACCATCCGGGAGCTAGGGGGGTGCATGAGCCCCATCTGGCCCAGCTACTATGGAAATTGCCATTCTCTCTTG TTCATGGTAGACGCCGCTAACCCCACTCAGCTGTCTGCATCCTGCGTGCAACTCCTGGGTCTCCTTTCTGCAGAAGGACTCGCGGAAGCATCAGTCTTGATCCTCTTCAATAAAAC CGATCTGCCCTGTTACATGACCGTAGAGGAGATGAAGTCTTTGATCAGGCTCCCAGACATCATCGCTTGTGCCAAGCAGAACATCAGCACAGCAGAAATCAGCGCCCACAAGGGCACCGGCTTAGCGGGGGTGCTGCATTGGCTCCAGGACACCCGCAGAACTGACAGCTGA